One region of Blattabacterium cuenoti genomic DNA includes:
- the rplS gene encoding 50S ribosomal protein L19, with protein sequence MFQNILKYIEDKFLSKNHFPLFHSGDTITVFFEIKEGEKKRIQSFKGVVIKKQGKGLTKTFTIRKISAGIGIERIFIFNQPNIRKIEVNKKGKVRRSKIYYFRTLKGKKARVKS encoded by the coding sequence ATGTTTCAAAATATTCTAAAATATATAGAAGATAAATTTTTATCTAAAAATCATTTTCCATTATTTCATTCAGGAGATACAATCACTGTTTTTTTTGAAATTAAAGAAGGAGAAAAAAAAAGAATTCAATCTTTTAAAGGAGTGGTTATAAAAAAACAAGGAAAAGGATTAACTAAAACATTTACTATTCGGAAAATAAGTGCAGGAATAGGAATAGAACGTATATTTATTTTTAATCAACCTAACATACGAAAAATAGAGGTAAATAAAAAAGGAAAAGTCCGAAGATCCAAAATTTATTATTTTAGAACTCTAAAAGGAAAAAAAGCAAGAGTAAAAAGCTGA
- a CDS encoding fumarate reductase/succinate dehydrogenase flavoprotein subunit → MISSYKFNSKIPVSSLTHKWKDHKSTLKLVSPNNRSNIEIIVVGTGLAGGSAAASLSELGYRVKAFCYQDSPRRAHSVAAQGGINASKNYKGDNDSIYQLFYDTIKGGDYRSREANVYRLAEISSNIIDQCVAQGVPFARDYAGYLDTRSFGGTKVSRTFYAKGQTGQQLLLACYSSMSRQIGLGRIKMYNRHEMLDLVIVDGSAKGIIARNLISGEIERHAAHAVVIASGGYGNIFFLSTNAMGSNASAIWKVHKKGGYFANPCYTQIHPTCIPVHGNYQSKLTLMSESLRNDGRIWVPKKLEDSISIRNGSKKPEDINEDDRDYYLERRYPSFGNLVPRDVASRAAKERCDKGFGIENNENKEGVFLDFSFSIEKYGKEKTNELGIKQSNSLDQMKLGKEVMESKYGNLFHMYEKITNSNPYQTPMKIYPAVHYTMGGLWVDYNLMSSIPGCYIIGESNFSDHGANRLGASALMQGLADGYFILPYTIADYLSECITEKISTKHVAFQLSEKNVKNRIQKLIQNNGNMPVDFFHKKLGNIMWKYVGMSRNHVGLREAIKNIQELRNEFWKNAFVPGNIEDGLNFELEKAGRVADFLELGELMAMDALNRKESCGSHFREEYQTQEGEALRDDIHYKYVSVWEYKENHPISDEIMHKENLNFTFVKVQSRSYK, encoded by the coding sequence ATGATAAGTTCTTATAAATTCAATTCTAAAATTCCAGTCAGTTCGTTAACTCATAAATGGAAAGATCATAAATCTACTTTAAAATTAGTATCTCCCAATAATAGATCCAATATTGAAATTATTGTAGTTGGAACAGGACTTGCTGGAGGTTCAGCTGCTGCATCTTTATCAGAATTGGGATATAGAGTTAAAGCCTTTTGTTATCAAGATTCTCCAAGAAGAGCTCATTCTGTGGCAGCACAAGGTGGAATTAATGCTTCTAAAAATTATAAAGGAGATAATGATTCAATTTATCAACTTTTTTATGATACCATTAAAGGTGGTGATTATAGATCTAGAGAAGCAAATGTATATCGTTTAGCAGAAATATCGTCTAATATTATCGATCAATGTGTAGCTCAAGGAGTCCCATTCGCTCGTGATTATGCCGGATATTTAGACACTAGATCTTTTGGGGGGACAAAAGTTTCTAGAACTTTTTACGCTAAGGGACAAACAGGTCAACAGCTTTTATTAGCATGTTATTCTTCTATGTCTAGACAAATAGGATTAGGAAGAATAAAAATGTATAATCGTCATGAAATGTTAGATTTAGTTATTGTAGATGGTTCCGCTAAAGGTATTATTGCTCGGAATCTTATTTCTGGAGAAATAGAAAGACATGCAGCACATGCTGTCGTTATCGCTTCAGGAGGTTACGGTAATATATTTTTTTTATCCACTAATGCTATGGGATCTAATGCTAGTGCTATATGGAAAGTTCATAAAAAAGGAGGATATTTCGCTAATCCTTGTTACACTCAAATACATCCTACTTGTATTCCAGTTCATGGAAATTATCAATCAAAATTAACATTAATGTCTGAATCATTAAGAAATGATGGAAGAATATGGGTCCCAAAAAAATTAGAAGATTCTATTTCTATACGAAATGGATCTAAAAAACCAGAGGATATAAATGAAGATGATAGAGATTATTATCTTGAAAGACGCTATCCTTCATTTGGAAATCTTGTTCCAAGGGATGTCGCTTCTAGAGCTGCTAAAGAACGTTGTGATAAAGGATTTGGAATAGAGAATAATGAAAATAAAGAAGGTGTATTTTTAGATTTTAGTTTTTCTATAGAAAAATATGGAAAAGAAAAAACAAATGAACTTGGAATTAAACAATCCAATTCATTGGATCAAATGAAATTAGGAAAAGAAGTAATGGAATCTAAATATGGAAATTTATTTCATATGTATGAAAAAATAACCAATAGTAATCCTTACCAAACTCCTATGAAAATTTATCCAGCAGTACATTATACAATGGGAGGTTTATGGGTAGATTACAATTTAATGTCTTCTATACCTGGATGTTATATTATAGGAGAATCTAATTTTTCTGATCATGGAGCTAATCGCTTAGGAGCTTCTGCATTAATGCAAGGATTAGCTGATGGTTATTTCATTTTACCATATACCATAGCAGACTATTTATCTGAATGTATAACAGAAAAAATTTCTACAAAACATGTAGCTTTTCAGCTATCAGAAAAAAATGTGAAAAATAGAATTCAAAAACTTATCCAAAATAATGGAAATATGCCTGTTGATTTTTTTCATAAAAAACTTGGAAATATTATGTGGAAATATGTAGGGATGAGTAGAAATCATGTTGGATTACGTGAAGCTATAAAAAATATACAAGAACTTCGTAATGAATTTTGGAAAAATGCTTTTGTTCCCGGAAATATTGAAGATGGATTAAATTTTGAATTAGAAAAAGCTGGACGTGTCGCAGATTTTTTAGAATTAGGAGAATTAATGGCTATGGATGCTTTAAATCGAAAAGAATCTTGTGGTAGTCATTTTCGTGAAGAATATCAAACACAAGAAGGAGAAGCTCTTCGTGATGACATTCATTATAAATATGTTTCTGTATGGGAATACAAAGAAAATCATCCTATAAGTGATGAAATCATGCACAAAGAAAATTTAAATTTTACTTTTGTAAAAGTGCAGTCTCGCTCTTATAAATAA
- a CDS encoding acetyl-CoA carboxylase carboxyltransferase subunit alpha has protein sequence MEYLDFEKPIQEIQDQYINCVLIEKKSGINMKEVCNQLQFKLEKTIKKVHNNLTPWQRVQLSRHPNRPYTLDYIHSITKKDSFIELHGDRHFGDDKAIVGGFGKIEDYTFMLIGTQKGKNTKDRQYRRFGMPNPEGYRKALRLMKLAEKFEKPVITFIDTPGAFPGIEAEKRGQGEAIGKNIYEMMCLKVPIIVLIIGEGASGGALGIGVGDKVLMMENSWFSVISPESCSTILWGNRDNKEKSAEALKLTAENMYKLNLVDDVIKEPLGGAHFFPEKAFKFVKKQIIKHYKTLSEIKIESLIKKRKNKYISIGFFDE, from the coding sequence ATGGAATATTTAGATTTTGAAAAACCAATACAAGAAATTCAGGATCAATATATAAACTGTGTACTAATAGAAAAAAAAAGTGGAATAAACATGAAAGAAGTTTGCAATCAATTGCAATTCAAATTGGAGAAAACCATTAAAAAGGTACACAATAATTTAACTCCTTGGCAAAGAGTCCAATTATCTAGACACCCAAATAGACCTTATACTTTAGATTACATACATTCCATAACAAAAAAAGATTCTTTTATAGAATTACATGGAGATCGTCATTTTGGTGATGATAAAGCTATAGTAGGAGGTTTTGGAAAAATAGAGGATTATACTTTTATGTTAATTGGAACTCAAAAAGGAAAAAATACCAAAGATAGACAATATAGAAGGTTTGGGATGCCGAATCCGGAAGGATACAGAAAAGCTTTACGTCTTATGAAATTAGCAGAAAAATTTGAAAAACCTGTTATAACTTTTATTGATACACCAGGAGCTTTTCCTGGAATTGAAGCAGAAAAAAGAGGTCAAGGAGAAGCGATTGGGAAAAATATTTATGAAATGATGTGTTTAAAAGTTCCTATTATTGTTTTAATTATAGGAGAGGGGGCTAGTGGAGGAGCTTTAGGGATTGGAGTAGGAGATAAAGTGTTAATGATGGAAAATTCATGGTTTTCTGTTATTTCTCCTGAAAGTTGTTCTACAATACTTTGGGGTAATCGTGATAATAAAGAAAAATCGGCAGAAGCATTAAAATTGACGGCAGAAAATATGTACAAGTTAAATCTTGTAGATGATGTAATTAAGGAACCTTTAGGAGGAGCTCATTTTTTTCCTGAAAAAGCTTTTAAATTTGTAAAAAAACAAATTATTAAACATTATAAGACTTTATCTGAAATTAAGATAGAATCTCTTATTAAAAAAAGAAAAAATAAGTATATTTCTATTGGTTTTTTTGATGAATAA
- a CDS encoding ABC transporter permease, protein MNFEWFFSRKTVWEDCRKNKTLRTIVLITQTTIIFGLIIAFLTFSIGFGFKKIIKDKLLNIRGQILVHKNNSTKSNPFFSIKKKKFFKSNLVKQIHGISEKNVIVSTNRKIDRYIFKGLYEDYNPVFFQYFLITENKKKLLWNHNVILSKKVSLSLGLNIGSSIKINFMFFDKKGKPILFSERFKVSGLYETGISEFDDIYIIGNIKSIQQIYGCKKDLVEKFEIFVSYDNIEKKIFHKIPKEFSVQTIQNNHDIIKWINIFDVNIIVISLIIFASVTINMIVFILILLLERIKTIGILKILGAENKVIHKIFLFYIIQILIPSLIIGNSIGISLLIGQKKFHLISLNKIQYFVDFVPIYFKIYHIIIINLSVIFICFITIFFPSLFFIKKIYPIKVIEFE, encoded by the coding sequence TTGAATTTTGAATGGTTTTTTTCCCGAAAAACAGTTTGGGAAGATTGTAGAAAAAATAAAACTCTTAGAACAATAGTTCTAATAACACAAACAACAATAATTTTTGGTCTGATTATAGCTTTTTTAACTTTTTCTATAGGATTTGGTTTTAAAAAAATCATAAAAGATAAACTATTAAATATTAGAGGACAAATCCTTGTACATAAAAATAATTCAACAAAAAGTAATCCTTTTTTTTCTATAAAAAAAAAGAAATTTTTCAAATCTAATCTAGTTAAACAAATTCATGGAATTTCTGAAAAAAATGTGATTGTTTCTACAAATAGAAAAATAGATAGATATATATTTAAAGGATTATATGAAGATTATAATCCCGTTTTTTTTCAATATTTTTTAATTACAGAAAATAAAAAAAAACTCTTGTGGAATCACAATGTGATTTTATCTAAAAAAGTATCTTTATCACTAGGATTAAACATTGGATCAAGCATAAAAATAAATTTTATGTTTTTTGATAAAAAAGGAAAACCTATTCTTTTTTCAGAAAGATTTAAAGTTTCTGGTTTATATGAAACTGGAATATCTGAATTTGATGATATATATATTATTGGAAATATAAAATCTATTCAACAGATTTACGGGTGTAAAAAAGATTTAGTAGAAAAATTTGAAATTTTTGTTTCCTATGATAATATAGAGAAAAAAATTTTTCATAAAATCCCTAAAGAATTTTCAGTTCAAACTATTCAAAACAATCATGATATTATAAAATGGATAAACATTTTTGATGTAAATATTATCGTTATTAGTCTGATTATTTTTGCATCCGTAACTATTAATATGATTGTATTTATTTTAATACTTCTTTTAGAAAGAATCAAAACCATAGGTATTTTAAAAATTTTAGGAGCTGAAAATAAAGTTATACATAAAATATTCTTGTTTTATATCATACAAATATTGATTCCTTCATTAATTATAGGAAATAGCATTGGAATTTCTTTATTAATAGGGCAAAAAAAATTTCATTTAATATCATTAAATAAAATACAATATTTTGTTGATTTTGTTCCCATTTATTTTAAAATATATCATATTATCATTATCAATTTATCTGTTATTTTTATTTGTTTTATTACAATATTTTTCCCTTCTTTGTTTTTCATTAAAAAAATCTATCCCATAAAAGTTATAGAATTTGAATAA
- the dnaB gene encoding replicative DNA helicase — protein sequence MNNIIQEKTNKFCFNSITKKGKIPPQAYDLEEAIIGAIMIDKKGLDEVIDILFPEIFYKKEHQEIFFSIQKLYHNSKPVDLYTVLNELRKSGKLESVGGELYLIELTQKVISSAHIEYHSRIVLQKFILRKLISISSNIIQKCYDESTDVFDLLDHAESKLFEINQKYLITKKYETTQCLIQKAIEKIKKTEKEGLSGISSGFHKLDHITSGWQNSDLIILASRPGMGKTTFMLSMVKNIVVDQKIPIIIFSLEMSSIQLITKLISSETGISSEKIKRANLSKLDWDRLLHKTKNLKNIPLFIDDTPSLSIFSLRAKCRRLISQHKIKLIFIDYMQLMGIHDHGSKFQNREQEISVISRSLKSIAKELDIPIIALSQLSRAVETRGGSKRPVLSDLRESGAIEQDADIVLFIYRPEYYGFKIWDSDEDNDSCIGQAEIIISKHRNGGLDKFRLKFISDQSQFVNLEEKKYTSLVWEEDYKKNVLDQEDFFMSPSNESYEDFENNPLSESNKMDSNNENYLDGDI from the coding sequence ATGAATAATATTATACAGGAAAAAACGAATAAATTTTGTTTCAATTCAATAACAAAAAAAGGAAAAATACCTCCTCAAGCATATGATTTAGAAGAAGCTATAATAGGAGCTATTATGATAGATAAAAAAGGTTTAGATGAAGTTATTGATATACTTTTTCCTGAAATTTTTTATAAAAAAGAACATCAAGAAATATTTTTTTCGATACAAAAATTATATCATAATTCTAAACCTGTTGATCTATACACTGTTTTAAATGAACTTCGAAAAAGTGGAAAATTGGAATCAGTAGGAGGGGAATTATATTTAATAGAATTAACACAAAAAGTTATTTCTTCTGCACATATAGAGTATCATAGTCGCATAGTATTACAAAAATTTATTTTAAGAAAATTAATTAGTATATCTTCTAATATTATTCAAAAATGTTATGATGAAAGTACAGATGTTTTTGATCTTTTAGATCATGCCGAATCAAAACTTTTTGAAATTAATCAAAAATATTTAATAACAAAGAAATATGAAACCACTCAATGTCTTATACAAAAAGCTATTGAAAAAATTAAAAAAACAGAGAAAGAAGGATTAAGTGGTATTTCTTCTGGATTTCATAAACTGGATCATATTACTTCTGGATGGCAGAATTCTGATTTAATTATATTAGCTTCCAGACCTGGAATGGGAAAAACAACTTTTATGTTATCTATGGTTAAAAATATAGTTGTAGATCAAAAAATTCCAATTATAATTTTTTCATTAGAAATGTCTTCAATTCAATTAATTACAAAGTTAATTTCGTCAGAAACTGGGATATCATCAGAAAAAATTAAAAGAGCAAATTTATCTAAATTAGATTGGGATCGTTTACTTCATAAAACAAAAAATTTAAAGAATATTCCTTTATTTATAGATGATACTCCTTCTTTATCTATATTTAGTTTACGTGCAAAGTGTCGTCGTTTAATATCCCAACATAAAATTAAATTAATATTTATAGATTATATGCAGTTGATGGGAATTCATGATCATGGTTCTAAATTCCAAAATAGAGAACAAGAAATATCAGTTATTTCTAGAAGTTTAAAATCTATAGCGAAAGAACTTGATATTCCAATAATAGCTTTATCTCAACTTTCTAGAGCAGTAGAAACAAGAGGAGGGAGTAAACGTCCTGTATTATCTGATTTACGGGAATCAGGTGCTATAGAACAAGATGCAGATATAGTTCTATTTATTTATAGACCCGAATATTATGGATTTAAAATTTGGGACTCGGATGAAGACAATGATTCTTGCATAGGTCAAGCCGAAATTATAATTTCCAAACATAGAAATGGAGGATTAGATAAATTTCGTTTAAAATTTATAAGTGATCAATCTCAATTTGTAAATTTAGAAGAAAAAAAATATACTTCATTAGTTTGGGAAGAAGATTACAAAAAAAATGTTCTTGATCAAGAAGATTTTTTTATGTCTCCTTCTAATGAATCTTATGAAGATTTTGAAAATAATCCATTATCAGAATCTAATAAAATGGACTCCAATAATGAAAATTATTTGGATGGAGATATTTAG
- the guaB gene encoding IMP dehydrogenase, translating into MSLNKKILKKALTFDDVLLVPSYSSTLPSEVSLKTSLTLDITMNIPILSAAMDTVTESSLAISIAREGGIGIIHKNMNIENQSEEVYRVKRSESGMIDDPITLSRDSTLRYAQYLMEKFKISGLPVIEKDHSLVGIITRRDIKYRPNLDSIVEEVMTKEKLITSKKNITLEKAKNILLKGRIEKLPIVDDYNKLVGLITIRDIDNLIEYPNACKDSRGRLRVGAAVGIDKKTMERVKSLVKVGADIIAIDSAHGHSYKILETIKLIRNSFPEITLLTGNVVTMEGAKDLIDAGSSVLKVGIGSGSICTTRVIAGVGMPQITAINDVYEYAKKRNVSIISDGGIRYSGDVVKAIAAGASAVMIGSLFAGTDEAPGEEVIFQGRKFKTYVGMGSLIAMKRGSKDRYFQFNEKSVPEGIEAIVPYKGKMKDVIYQICGGLRSGMGYCGVSNITELMKTGKFVIITNSGLKENHPHSVNITKESPNYFHYSK; encoded by the coding sequence ATGTCTTTAAATAAAAAAATTTTAAAAAAAGCTCTTACTTTTGATGATGTTTTACTTGTTCCTTCTTACTCTTCTACTCTTCCATCAGAAGTCTCTCTTAAAACTTCTCTTACACTTGATATTACTATGAATATTCCTATATTAAGCGCTGCCATGGACACAGTAACGGAATCATCTTTAGCCATATCCATAGCTAGAGAAGGAGGAATAGGAATTATTCATAAAAATATGAATATAGAAAATCAGTCAGAAGAAGTTTATAGAGTAAAAAGAAGTGAAAGTGGAATGATAGATGATCCCATTACTCTTTCTAGAGATTCAACATTAAGATATGCTCAATATCTTATGGAAAAATTTAAAATTTCCGGATTACCTGTCATAGAAAAAGATCATTCATTAGTAGGAATTATTACCAGAAGAGATATTAAGTATCGTCCGAATTTGGACTCTATAGTAGAAGAAGTTATGACAAAAGAAAAATTAATTACATCTAAAAAAAATATAACTCTAGAAAAAGCTAAAAATATTTTATTAAAAGGAAGAATAGAAAAATTACCTATTGTGGATGATTATAATAAATTAGTGGGATTAATTACGATTAGGGATATTGATAATCTTATTGAATATCCTAATGCCTGTAAAGATTCTAGAGGTCGTTTACGTGTAGGGGCAGCGGTTGGAATAGATAAAAAAACTATGGAAAGAGTAAAATCTTTGGTAAAAGTAGGAGCTGATATCATAGCTATAGATTCAGCCCACGGTCATTCTTATAAAATATTAGAAACAATAAAATTAATCAGGAATTCTTTTCCGGAAATAACATTATTGACAGGAAATGTCGTAACTATGGAGGGAGCTAAAGATTTAATAGATGCAGGTTCTAGTGTTTTAAAAGTAGGAATTGGTTCCGGTTCTATATGTACAACAAGAGTTATTGCTGGAGTAGGTATGCCACAAATTACAGCTATTAATGATGTATATGAATATGCTAAAAAAAGAAATGTTAGCATCATTTCTGATGGAGGTATAAGATATTCAGGAGACGTAGTAAAAGCTATTGCTGCTGGAGCTAGTGCTGTTATGATTGGAAGTTTATTTGCTGGAACAGATGAAGCTCCAGGAGAAGAAGTTATTTTTCAAGGAAGAAAATTTAAAACTTATGTAGGAATGGGGTCATTAATAGCTATGAAAAGAGGAAGTAAAGATCGTTATTTCCAATTTAACGAAAAATCTGTTCCAGAAGGAATAGAAGCTATAGTTCCTTATAAAGGAAAAATGAAAGATGTAATTTATCAAATTTGTGGAGGATTACGTTCTGGAATGGGGTATTGTGGAGTTTCCAATATCACAGAACTCATGAAAACAGGTAAATTCGTGATAATAACTAATTCAGGATTGAAAGAAAACCATCCGCATAGTGTAAATATCACTAAAGAATCACCTAATTACTTTCATTATAGTAAATAA
- a CDS encoding succinate dehydrogenase/fumarate reductase iron-sulfur subunit translates to MKELMNFKLKIWRQKNREEKGYFKTYQIDNISPNSSFLEMLDILNNQIICSKDKGSSPISFDHDCREGICGMCSLYINGRAHGPDNLITTCQLHMRRFHDGETIYVEPWRAKPFPIIKDLVVDRSSFDRIIMSGGYISVNTFGKTIDGNMIPIPKEKADKAFDAATCIGCGACVAACKNRSAMLFVSAKVSQLALLPQGKIERKKRVSNMIKKMDEEGFGSCTNTKACEVECPKGISTEYISFMNREYIQSFII, encoded by the coding sequence ATGAAAGAACTTATGAATTTTAAGTTAAAAATATGGAGACAAAAAAATCGTGAAGAAAAAGGTTATTTTAAAACTTATCAAATAGATAATATATCTCCTAATAGTTCATTTTTAGAAATGTTAGATATTTTAAACAATCAAATTATATGCAGTAAGGATAAAGGGTCTTCTCCTATATCATTTGATCATGATTGTCGTGAAGGAATTTGTGGAATGTGTTCTCTATATATTAATGGAAGAGCTCATGGCCCAGATAATTTAATTACGACTTGTCAACTTCATATGCGTCGTTTTCATGATGGAGAAACTATATATGTAGAACCTTGGAGGGCAAAACCTTTTCCTATAATTAAAGATCTTGTTGTCGATAGGTCTTCTTTTGATAGAATTATTATGTCAGGTGGTTACATATCTGTAAATACATTTGGAAAAACAATAGATGGAAATATGATTCCGATTCCAAAAGAAAAAGCAGATAAAGCTTTTGACGCTGCTACATGTATTGGTTGCGGAGCATGCGTAGCGGCATGCAAAAATAGATCGGCTATGCTATTTGTTTCAGCAAAAGTTTCACAACTTGCTTTGTTACCTCAAGGAAAAATAGAGAGAAAAAAAAGAGTTTCAAATATGATAAAAAAAATGGATGAAGAAGGATTTGGTAGTTGTACTAATACTAAAGCATGTGAAGTTGAATGTCCAAAAGGAATATCTACAGAGTATATTTCTTTTATGAATCGGGAATACATTCAATCATTTATTATTTAA
- a CDS encoding succinate dehydrogenase cytochrome b subunit, whose translation MNHCNFFQSSVGKKVVMSITGVFLMIFLLLHLSVNLFLFSGEKAFNDAVFFMRENIFIRIMEYVLAIGFFIHILFGIKLHLENKKVKGEIDYAINSYSITSFSSRSMVYTGILILSFLVLHLINFMIPMKYSDHRHLISDYNIVVSLFKNPFYTLIYVFSFFILGIHLNHGFQSSFQSLGLSNKKRLAWIQKFSFLYLWFICSGFSIIAIWFFFNE comes from the coding sequence GTGAATCATTGCAATTTTTTTCAATCCTCTGTTGGGAAGAAAGTGGTTATGTCTATAACAGGAGTTTTTTTAATGATTTTTTTGCTATTGCATTTGAGTGTTAATTTATTTCTTTTTTCAGGAGAAAAAGCTTTTAACGATGCTGTTTTTTTTATGAGAGAAAATATATTTATTCGAATAATGGAATATGTTCTTGCTATAGGTTTTTTTATTCATATTTTATTCGGAATTAAGTTACATTTAGAAAATAAAAAAGTCAAAGGAGAAATAGATTACGCTATAAATTCTTATTCCATTACTTCGTTTAGTAGTCGTTCAATGGTATATACAGGAATTTTAATTTTATCTTTTTTAGTTTTACATCTTATTAATTTCATGATTCCTATGAAGTACTCAGATCATCGTCATCTAATTTCTGATTATAATATAGTTGTTTCTTTGTTCAAAAATCCTTTTTATACATTGATATATGTATTTTCATTTTTTATTTTAGGGATTCATTTAAACCATGGATTTCAATCTTCTTTCCAATCTTTAGGTTTATCCAATAAAAAAAGATTAGCTTGGATACAAAAATTTAGTTTTTTATATCTTTGGTTTATTTGTTCTGGTTTTTCTATTATTGCTATTTGGTTTTTTTTTAATGAATGA
- the glmM gene encoding phosphoglucosamine mutase, whose product MVLVKSSSGIRGTLGGKVGNGFSPIDIIQFAAGYIFWIKKKYKNKKKFIIILGRDGRVSSDLFQQFLIITFQSLGVNIVNIGLSTTPTVGFAVINEKADGGVMLTASHNPKNWNGLKMFNSYGEFLSEKDFKKLIYIVEKKYFNFSSYKKLGKLYYKKNYIQKHIEKILSLPIIDKNIIQKAKLKIVVDGINSTGGIAVPLLLKYLGVHVIEMYCDPHGDFVHNPEPIKKNLREICKKVPYLKANLGISVDPDVDRVVFVCENGDFFGEEYTLVSIADYILENQLGPVVSTLSSSHALKDLSIKKGVSYYSTPVGEIHVVKKMKKVNAVIGGEGNGGIIYPNLRYGRDALIGIALFLTQIAKFSNIPLSKLKKRYSNYFMSKKKIRFYSHERIKILLKTIKKKYKGKKMDFSDGIKIYFKYNEWIHIRKSNTENIIRIHSESTSRKRADFLSKEIIYEIKKL is encoded by the coding sequence TTGGTTCTTGTAAAATCTTCATCTGGAATAAGAGGTACTTTGGGAGGAAAAGTGGGAAATGGATTTTCTCCTATAGATATAATTCAATTTGCTGCAGGATATATTTTTTGGATAAAAAAAAAATATAAAAATAAAAAAAAATTTATTATAATATTAGGAAGAGATGGAAGAGTTTCTTCTGATTTATTTCAACAATTTTTAATAATTACTTTTCAAAGTCTTGGTGTGAATATTGTAAATATCGGTTTATCTACAACCCCGACTGTTGGTTTTGCTGTGATAAATGAAAAAGCTGATGGCGGTGTAATGTTAACGGCAAGTCATAATCCTAAAAATTGGAATGGATTGAAAATGTTCAACTCTTATGGAGAATTTTTATCTGAAAAAGATTTTAAAAAATTAATCTATATAGTAGAAAAAAAATATTTTAATTTTTCTTCATATAAAAAATTAGGTAAACTTTATTATAAAAAAAATTATATTCAAAAACATATAGAAAAAATTCTTTCGTTACCTATTATAGACAAAAATATTATTCAAAAAGCTAAACTAAAAATTGTAGTAGATGGAATTAATTCTACAGGAGGAATTGCAGTTCCTCTTTTGTTAAAATATTTGGGGGTTCATGTTATTGAGATGTATTGTGATCCTCATGGTGATTTTGTGCACAACCCTGAACCTATTAAAAAAAATTTAAGAGAAATATGTAAAAAAGTTCCGTATCTAAAAGCAAATTTAGGAATTTCCGTGGATCCTGATGTGGATCGTGTAGTGTTTGTTTGCGAAAACGGAGACTTTTTTGGAGAAGAGTATACTTTAGTGTCTATAGCAGATTACATATTGGAAAATCAATTAGGTCCTGTTGTTTCTACTTTATCATCTTCTCATGCATTAAAAGATCTTTCTATAAAAAAAGGGGTTTCTTATTATTCAACTCCTGTTGGAGAAATCCATGTTGTAAAAAAAATGAAAAAAGTTAATGCTGTTATTGGAGGAGAAGGAAATGGAGGGATTATTTATCCTAATTTACGTTATGGAAGAGATGCATTGATTGGAATTGCGTTATTTCTTACTCAAATAGCTAAATTTTCCAACATTCCATTATCTAAATTAAAGAAAAGATATTCTAATTATTTTATGTCGAAAAAAAAAATTCGGTTTTATTCTCATGAACGAATTAAAATATTATTAAAAACAATAAAAAAAAAATATAAAGGAAAAAAAATGGATTTTAGTGATGGAATTAAAATTTATTTTAAATATAATGAATGGATACATATAAGAAAATCAAATACTGAAAATATTATCAGAATACATTCAGAAAGTACTTCAAGAAAAAGAGCTGATTTCTTATCGAAAGAAATTATATATGAGATTAAAAAATTATGA